A single Crateriforma conspicua DNA region contains:
- a CDS encoding GrpB family protein, with amino-acid sequence MDEDADLPIRLSHHDPRWRQEFQQIRSGVLQCGQGMITQVEHIGGTALPGRISQPIIDVLAGVHDADQMDEAALSIEGLYFRPLPPPHWDSSAVRLIKPRGGPVTHQLFLMPIGTPAWHAALAIRDHLRADTEASLRFEDAKVGIWKRTGGDPEDYPRAKDGVFTHLMEQLNLP; translated from the coding sequence ATGGATGAAGACGCTGACTTGCCGATTCGGCTGAGCCATCACGATCCGCGTTGGCGTCAGGAATTTCAACAAATTCGCAGTGGCGTTTTGCAGTGTGGTCAGGGAATGATCACTCAGGTCGAACACATCGGCGGCACTGCGTTACCGGGACGGATCAGCCAGCCGATCATCGATGTGCTTGCCGGGGTTCACGACGCGGACCAGATGGACGAAGCGGCGTTGTCGATCGAAGGGCTGTATTTCCGGCCTCTGCCACCGCCCCACTGGGATTCGTCCGCGGTGCGGTTGATCAAGCCTCGCGGGGGGCCGGTGACGCACCAATTGTTCCTGATGCCCATCGGCACGCCGGCCTGGCATGCGGCGCTTGCGATTCGCGATCATTTACGCGCCGATACCGAGGCAAGCCTTCGCTTCGAAGACGCCAAAGTCGGCATTTGGAAGCGGACCGGCGGCGATCCGGAGGACTATCCGCGTGCTAAAGACGGCGTGTTCACCCATTTGATGGAACAATTGAATTTGCCGTGA
- a CDS encoding class I SAM-dependent methyltransferase yields MSDTLTFLKNFIRSPTQVGAIAPSGRQLVDRMTEWIQWESARNVVEYGPGTGVFTEAIAGRLHPEARFFAIERSPELAATTRQRCPGVTVVEDSASNVQALCRQHDMQNVDAILCGLPWASFPDSLQQEIMDATLAVLRPGGQFVTFAYWQGVILPAGQRFRRRLDQNFSSVQHSPTAWANLPPAFVYRCVR; encoded by the coding sequence ATGTCCGACACCCTGACGTTCCTGAAAAATTTCATCCGATCGCCCACGCAGGTGGGGGCAATCGCGCCCAGCGGACGTCAGTTGGTGGACCGAATGACCGAATGGATCCAGTGGGAATCGGCCCGCAATGTCGTCGAATACGGTCCGGGCACCGGGGTGTTTACCGAGGCCATTGCCGGTCGCCTGCATCCCGAAGCCCGCTTTTTTGCAATCGAGCGTTCGCCGGAACTGGCCGCCACCACGCGTCAGCGTTGCCCCGGTGTGACCGTCGTCGAAGACAGCGCGTCCAATGTTCAAGCACTTTGCCGGCAGCACGACATGCAGAACGTCGACGCCATTTTGTGCGGGCTGCCCTGGGCTTCGTTTCCCGATTCGCTGCAACAAGAAATCATGGATGCGACATTGGCGGTGCTGCGTCCCGGCGGGCAATTCGTCACATTTGCTTACTGGCAGGGCGTCATCCTGCCAGCCGGTCAGCGGTTTCGGCGACGGTTGGACCAGAACTTTTCCAGCGTCCAACACAGCCCCACCGCGTGGGCCAATCTGCCGCCCGCATTTGTTTATCGCTGTGTGCGTTGA
- a CDS encoding nucleoporin gives MKRTIRLVVRWTLVLCLITVLSISPATAGWLLENLGKGHDACGSRSKAAPAACAPAACCPTPVCEPAPACQVAPVCQPTPVCQPEPEPCCAAPADPCADAVAAPVIQDDCCGGTVVEPTIIESAPIVEGEVVAPPADVVVPPAPVEEPAEAMEAEEPAADDEVATEPEASPVAEESFPEPPAETEPPAETEPLEAEEPATESPSDVPAEEPVMEEPAIEEPAVEEPAVEEPAVEEPAIEQPAETEAPAAEDAMDDLFGEPAEAEAPAAEEAMDDLFGEPAEAQAPAAEEAMDDLFGEPAEAEAPAGEDAMDDLFGEPAEAEAPAAEDAMDDLFGEPAEAEAPAAEEAMDDLFGEPAEAEAPAAEDAMDDLFGEPAEAEAPAAEDAMDDLFGEPAEAEAPAGEDAMDDLFGEPAEAEAPAAEDAMDDLFGEPAEAEAPAADSELDQLFDTPDTAPAAEESTDSLGDLFGDEAPAMEEAPSGEEGTLNDLFGDPAEEAPAPEGDSLEDLFGDPPATEEPVDDLDDLFGEREALERAEKEREGVFDDLFGAPEEMTPTSESEENDDFEFSTDDLFGANRKAAPVQADVATPSADAQDEDRVAEVQPAESSLQVVSAKPVAVDPLSETRVRVWVDNTGNFSTEGRLIQISSSDVRLMKANGRTCTVPRERLCEADSAYVAAIESKIQRSRLAMVADK, from the coding sequence ATGAAACGCACGATCCGTCTCGTGGTCCGATGGACACTCGTCCTTTGTTTGATCACGGTCCTTAGTATCAGTCCCGCCACAGCGGGGTGGTTGCTGGAAAACCTGGGGAAGGGGCACGACGCGTGCGGCAGCCGTTCCAAGGCCGCCCCCGCCGCTTGTGCACCCGCCGCTTGTTGTCCCACGCCGGTTTGTGAACCGGCACCCGCGTGCCAAGTTGCACCCGTTTGCCAGCCCACGCCCGTTTGCCAGCCTGAGCCGGAACCCTGCTGCGCCGCACCCGCGGATCCCTGTGCGGATGCCGTCGCGGCGCCCGTGATCCAAGACGATTGCTGCGGCGGAACCGTTGTTGAACCGACCATCATCGAATCGGCACCGATCGTCGAAGGCGAAGTGGTCGCACCGCCAGCCGATGTTGTGGTGCCACCGGCACCGGTCGAAGAGCCAGCCGAAGCGATGGAGGCTGAAGAGCCGGCCGCTGACGACGAAGTGGCGACTGAGCCCGAGGCGTCACCTGTCGCGGAAGAATCGTTCCCCGAACCGCCCGCCGAGACTGAGCCGCCCGCCGAGACTGAGCCGCTTGAAGCCGAAGAACCGGCAACCGAAAGCCCATCGGATGTTCCGGCCGAAGAACCTGTGATGGAAGAACCGGCCATCGAAGAGCCCGCAGTTGAGGAACCGGCTGTCGAAGAACCAGCGGTTGAGGAGCCTGCCATCGAGCAACCCGCCGAAACGGAAGCCCCGGCTGCTGAAGACGCGATGGACGACCTGTTCGGTGAACCCGCCGAAGCGGAAGCCCCGGCTGCTGAAGAAGCGATGGACGACCTGTTCGGTGAACCCGCCGAAGCGCAAGCCCCGGCTGCTGAAGAAGCGATGGACGACCTGTTCGGTGAACCCGCCGAAGCGGAAGCCCCGGCTGGTGAAGACGCGATGGACGACCTGTTCGGTGAACCCGCCGAAGCGGAAGCCCCGGCTGCTGAAGACGCGATGGACGACCTGTTCGGTGAACCTGCCGAAGCGGAAGCCCCGGCTGCTGAAGAAGCGATGGATGACCTGTTCGGTGAACCTGCCGAAGCGGAAGCCCCGGCTGCTGAAGACGCGATGGACGACCTGTTCGGTGAACCTGCCGAAGCGGAAGCCCCGGCTGCTGAAGACGCGATGGACGACTTGTTCGGTGAACCCGCCGAAGCGGAAGCCCCGGCTGGTGAAGACGCGATGGACGACCTGTTCGGTGAACCCGCCGAAGCGGAAGCCCCGGCTGCTGAAGACGCAATGGACGACCTGTTCGGTGAGCCCGCCGAAGCGGAAGCCCCGGCCGCTGATTCGGAACTGGACCAACTGTTTGATACCCCGGACACCGCACCGGCCGCCGAAGAATCGACCGACAGCTTGGGAGATTTGTTCGGTGACGAAGCTCCGGCGATGGAAGAGGCTCCCTCCGGCGAAGAAGGAACCTTGAACGACCTGTTCGGTGATCCGGCCGAAGAGGCACCGGCACCCGAAGGCGACAGCTTGGAAGACTTGTTCGGTGATCCGCCGGCCACCGAAGAACCGGTCGATGACTTGGACGATTTGTTCGGCGAACGTGAAGCTTTGGAACGTGCCGAAAAAGAGCGTGAAGGCGTCTTCGATGACCTGTTCGGTGCCCCCGAAGAAATGACCCCGACCTCGGAGTCGGAAGAAAACGACGACTTTGAATTCTCGACCGATGACTTGTTCGGTGCGAATCGCAAAGCGGCTCCGGTGCAAGCGGACGTGGCAACGCCTTCGGCCGATGCCCAAGACGAAGATCGTGTCGCCGAAGTCCAGCCGGCGGAAAGCTCGCTGCAAGTCGTCAGCGCCAAACCGGTCGCCGTGGATCCGTTGTCCGAAACCCGCGTTCGCGTCTGGGTCGACAACACGGGTAACTTCAGTACCGAAGGTCGCCTGATCCAGATTTCGTCCAGCGACGTTCGTTTGATGAAAGCCAATGGACGCACCTGCACGGTGCCGCGTGAACGGTTGTGCGAAGCCGACAGTGCCTATGTTGCCGCGATCGAATCCAAGATCCAGCGGTCACGTCTGGCCATGGTTGCCGACAAGTAA
- a CDS encoding serine/threonine protein kinase produces the protein MPTVSHLPINHMARSRLGPLAIETKLGDHPSRSSVWRAIHLKQKAAVAVKVFNVPFGGTPETRAEFKSEWDQLKTIRHPGIAKCYGGGFEQADAYLAYELIEGETLDSMLIRRDRLPWETVLDLAEGIVDALEYLHERQMYHGRLQPDKVIVAGLSPILVDMRLARGDGPFQTGRPLETHELAYRAPEAVDDDAATGVKSDLFALGVIMYRCLTGRLPYDADTPAEMRDAVRHAVPTSPATVVMDLPVWMDKLVGQLIHPESASRPAGAAAVKLGLAEVRKRSMSRAGVAEQVSSGFSPVQIGDQSQRDEARVLLGQQIVDLDDDQPVDDASWYDQWWALLLGLAAIIGLLAYFMWPLGEDKMRQRAEDLLAEGTRGAKIQAKISYLQPMLNKFPNGEHATWAADQIEQVEMVEAEHFLSVKMKRNLPLRGEGERLYAEALQYQRFGDDASALAKYRSIVTLLADQDQYRAFVNLARRQIAQIESTGQTGGEAAGIIIAKMKEADSAYRSGNVIAARKVWYSIIDLYADNAAVAPLVQQAQDRIEAVASGAN, from the coding sequence ATGCCGACCGTTTCCCACTTGCCAATCAATCACATGGCACGCAGCCGCCTTGGGCCCCTGGCCATTGAAACGAAGCTCGGGGACCACCCATCGCGCAGTTCCGTTTGGCGGGCCATTCATCTGAAACAGAAGGCCGCCGTTGCCGTCAAAGTCTTCAATGTTCCCTTCGGCGGAACGCCAGAGACCCGCGCCGAATTCAAGTCGGAATGGGACCAGCTGAAAACGATCCGGCATCCCGGCATTGCCAAGTGCTATGGCGGCGGATTCGAGCAAGCCGATGCGTATTTGGCTTACGAGTTGATCGAAGGCGAAACGTTGGATTCGATGCTGATCCGTCGGGACCGCCTGCCTTGGGAAACGGTTCTGGACCTGGCCGAAGGCATCGTCGACGCGCTGGAGTACTTGCACGAACGGCAGATGTATCACGGTCGGTTGCAGCCGGACAAAGTGATCGTTGCGGGGCTAAGTCCGATCTTGGTCGACATGCGACTTGCCCGTGGCGACGGACCCTTTCAGACCGGTCGACCGCTGGAGACGCATGAGTTGGCGTACCGCGCCCCGGAAGCCGTGGATGACGACGCCGCGACCGGTGTGAAGTCGGATTTGTTCGCGTTGGGCGTGATCATGTATCGATGCCTGACCGGCCGTTTGCCGTATGACGCCGATACGCCCGCCGAGATGCGTGATGCGGTACGTCATGCCGTGCCGACATCCCCGGCAACCGTGGTGATGGACTTGCCGGTTTGGATGGACAAATTGGTCGGTCAGTTGATCCACCCCGAATCGGCGTCGCGTCCCGCGGGCGCGGCCGCGGTCAAATTGGGGTTGGCCGAGGTGCGAAAGCGATCGATGTCTCGGGCCGGTGTCGCCGAGCAGGTTTCTTCCGGTTTCAGTCCCGTACAGATCGGTGACCAGAGCCAGCGTGACGAAGCCCGGGTTTTGTTGGGACAACAGATCGTTGACTTGGACGACGATCAGCCCGTTGATGATGCGTCATGGTACGACCAGTGGTGGGCGTTGCTGCTTGGCCTTGCCGCGATCATTGGATTGTTGGCGTATTTCATGTGGCCGCTTGGCGAAGACAAGATGCGTCAACGGGCCGAAGACCTGTTGGCCGAGGGGACGCGCGGCGCCAAGATCCAAGCCAAAATCAGTTATCTACAGCCGATGCTGAACAAGTTCCCCAACGGTGAACACGCGACTTGGGCTGCGGACCAAATTGAACAAGTGGAGATGGTCGAAGCGGAGCATTTTCTGTCGGTCAAGATGAAACGCAACTTGCCGCTGCGTGGTGAAGGCGAACGTTTGTACGCCGAAGCACTGCAGTACCAGCGGTTCGGCGACGATGCATCGGCGCTTGCCAAATACCGCAGCATCGTCACGCTGTTGGCCGATCAAGATCAGTACCGCGCGTTCGTGAACCTGGCGCGGCGTCAGATCGCCCAGATCGAATCGACCGGCCAGACCGGTGGCGAAGCGGCGGGAATCATCATCGCAAAGATGAAGGAAGCCGATTCGGCATACCGTAGCGGAAACGTGATCGCGGCCAGGAAGGTCTGGTATAGCATCATTGACCTGTACGCCGACAATGCCGCCGTCGCGCCCCTGGTTCAACAAGCCCAAGACCGCATCGAGGCGGTGGCGTCCGGGGCAAATTGA